CCGATGGAATGCGTGGCGCTCGGCGCCGCGATCCAGGGCGCGATCATGACTGGAGAGTCGAAGGATGTGCTGTTACTCGACGTCACTCCGCTGTCGCTCGGCATCGAGACTATGGGCGGCATCGCTACACGGCTCATCGAGAGGAATACAACGATACCCACGAGGAAGAGCCAGATATTCTCCACCGCCGCGGATAACCAGACCGCGGTCACCGTTAGGGTACTGCAGGGCGAGCGCAAGATGGCCAATGACAACGTAGAATTAGGCAGGTTCGACTTAGTCGGCATACCTCCCGCTCCGCGCGGCATACCTCAGATAGAGGTGACATTCGACATAGACCAGAACGGCATCGTCCACGTCAACGCGAAGGACTTAGGCACCGGCAAGGAGCAGTCGATAAAGATAACGGCTCCTACGAAGCTTTCCAAGGACGAGATCGATAAGTTCGTGAAGGAAGCCGAGAAGTTCGCCGACGCCGATGAGAAGAAGAAGGAAGAGGTGGACGTATTCAACCAGGCCGATACACTCATCTACGCTACGGAGAAGTCGCTAAAGGAGTTCGGCGAGAAGATAAGTCAGACAGACCGCGGTGAGATCGAGTCGAAGATGAACAACCTCAAGCAGGCGATGAAGGATAAGAATATAGCCAGCGTCAAGAGCGGCACAGAAGAGCTGACCAAAGCGGCGCATAAGCTGGCCGAAGAGGTATATAAGAAGTCTGCCGCCGGCGCGCAGAAAGGCCCGGGAGGGCCGGGAGGAGCAGGCGCAGGCCCCGAGAGGCCGCAGGAAGAGCCGGAGTCCGAGAAAGAGGGCGCAAATCCCAAGAAGGGCGAGGATATCATCGACGCCGACTTCACGGCTGAAGACGATAACGGCAAGAAGAAGTAAAATTTTTCGCCTTGCCCTTGCGCCGATTCGGCTAACCGGCCAGTGGGCTTCGCCTAATTTTGATATTAAGGGTGTTTTTGTTCTATTTAGAAAACCGGCCAGAAACCCCCGTCCTTTCAAGGGCGGGGATGAATGGCCGCCCGTAGCGAGGCCGGCTGAAAGCTGGCCAAGCGAAGGAATTTGTGGCATAATCTGGCCATGGTTAGATACTGGAAGGGTGCGCACACACGTCATAGGTTGCAGTATCACCTCGTATGGATACCAAAATACCGTAAGAGGGTATTGATAGGCAAAATAGCCGCGCGGTTAAAATGCCTGCTGTATGAGGGATGCCGGATTAATAGATGGTGGATAGAGGTCATGAGCATTCAGCATGACCATGTGCATATCCTGATAAGGTTGAAGCCAAAAGACAGCGTCGCGCATTGTGCCCATCTGTTAAAAGAAGTGACAAGCCGAAGAATCAGGCAGGAATTCCCCGAGCTTGAAGAGTTTTTGTGGGGAGACGACTTTTGGGCGGACGGCTATTTTGCCGAAAGTGTGGGCAAAGTATCCGAGTTAACAATAAGGAAATACATAGAGGAGCAGCAGGTATAACATCAGGCCAGATTATGCCGAGGCCTGAAACCCCGGCCTTTAGGCCGGGGAGTGGGTTCAATTTAATTTGGTTTCTTTGTTCTTATGGTAACTATGGCGCTAAAGTAGTTTGGGTATTAACGATACGTTATCAAAATTTACGGCTCAACCCACGTGGCCGGTTGCCGTCGTCGCCATGGTTTAAGCGAAGAAATTTTGCTGAGAAGGCAGATTAAAAAGAGCTTCGGCAACCGCCCGTAAGTTCCCTGCCCGCCTGACACAGTCGAAGTCGGGCAGGCGGGCGCCATCTGACGAGCGAAAAATTTTACTATATGGTAACAGGTTGGAGGACTGGATGAAGAAGCTATATTTATCAGATTCGAATAAGAAGCTGGGCGGCGTATGCGGCGGCATCGGCGAATATTTCGACGTCGATCCAACGCTTGTCAGGATAATCTTCATAATAGCTACCCTGGCCTCTATAGGCCTTGGCATCATCGCGTATATCCTGATGTGGATCGTCATTCCGAAGGAGTCGAAGGAGCAGGGTAAAAATTAATATTGACAAATGGATACTATTAGTATATACTATTGATGTATACTAATGGGAGGTGGAATATGAGAGCTGAGCATATTAATATTACGATACCCGCGGGACTCAAGCTAAAAATTGACGAAGAGTCTAAGCGCGAGCGTATAGGCAGAAGCACGCTGATCCAGAAGGCTGTTAGTTTATATCTGGAGCTGCTGAAAAAGAGAAGGCTTCGCTCGCTTCTTGCCGAAGGCTATAAAGAGATGGCGGGTGAGTCGCTTGCGCTCGCTCATGATTTTGAATTATTGGATGATGAGGCTGTGAAACATGCCGGTTAAGCGAGGCGATATTTTCTATGTAGATTTAAACCCTACAAAAGGATCGGAGCAGGCAGGCAGAAGGCCTGTTCTTGTTATTCAAAATAACATAGGCAATGAATACGCCCCCACGGTTATTATAGCGCCCCTTACCACCAGGAAATTATCCAAAGAATTTCCTACAAATGTGAATTTGAAAAAAGGCGCCGCAGGGTTAAAAGAAGACTCCGCGGTATTGTTGTCACAGATCAGGACAATCGATAAAACAAGGCTGGACAAAAAGGTCGGCAATCTTTCATCCGATTATATGCTAAAAGTCGATGAGGCGATAAAGATAAGTTTAGGATTGGTTTAAATACTGTTAATTATAAAACTAACCAGGTTAGAAATTGCGGGTTAGATGAGGGATGTAAGATTTCCGAAGGAGTAGAATGAAGATAGTGACCGATAAGATAGCGGTATCCGAACTTAAGACTATGGCCGCTAATTTATTCGGCGATATGGTCAAGGCGGTCGTAGACGTTGACAGGGAGATAGTTGCTGTTGACGCTGAATTACATTCCGACCTTGAGGCGCTGCTCCTGGATAACGGTTCGAAGCAGAAGAGTCTATGGGGCATTAATATCTATCCGGAAAATAGCGGCGATGATATGGTCGAATTCGATTCTGTGATCAATATAAGGCCGTCGCAGAATAATAAAAGCCGCGGCGTTAATGATGAGGCGATCCGTAAGAAGATAATTGCAATAGTGGCGAAAAAGGTCAATATATGACAGTTATGCATAAAGAGCTTGCGGCGGGACGGTGGGCTAAGATGCCGCTCTGCGAACAGATGGCCAATGTAGGGAGCGAGGTCGACCGCGCGTTAAACTGGCGCTCGAAAGGCAATGCTGACCACAGCCGCAACGCATTCGAGCGCGCTCTTGAGCTGATGGACCTGACGATCGAGAGCGCTTCTTCTTTCGCGCGACTGAAAGAGCTTACGCGTGTGCGCGAGGCGATGGTCGATTATTTTATGGGGCAAAACATCTTTGGTTCCACCGATGAGTTGTGGCGCAGTTACTTTATGTATTTCGCATACGTTGCCCGCAAGGGAAGATAATGTAAATAGGGACAGGTCTGATCGTAAATTTGTCCGCGTCCCTTAAACTTAAAGTACAGTTTCGTGAGAAAAAGTAAGACAGTTTCCATAGAGAATCGGAAAGCGTCTCTATAGGTCGGTGCGACGGAGATAATATGAACTTTGCGTTGATTTTTAAATTTCTGGTAGAGAACCTAGCGCGCGAGAAGATCGATTTTGCGCTTATGGGAGGATTTGCATTGGCTACTGCCGGTGTCACAAGGACGACGAGGGACATTGATCTGCTTATCCTGAGCGTCGACTCTCCTAAGATAAAAGATATAATGGCCGCGCATAAGTATAAGTTGATACATGAAAGCGAAGACGTGTTGAATTTCACGAGTGAAAATTTCGAGCTCGGCAGGGTCGACTTTCTTTTAGCGCATCGGCAATATACTCTTGCCATGCTTAAAGGCGCCCGTGAAAAATCTGTCCTTGACGGAAAATTTAAAGTCAAGGTATTGAGGGCAGAAGACCAGATAGGGCTTAAGGTCCAGGCAAGTTCGAATGACCCAAAACGCGTTGCTCAGGACATGGCCGATGTCAGAGCGCTTATAGAGGCTAACCGTACGAACCTCAATATGGAGACTGTGAGAGAGTATTTTTCATTGTTCAAGAGAGAAAAAGAGCTCGATGGTATCTTGGGGGAGATAGAAGATGTTAAGTAGCGAAGAGAAGCGGGAGATGCTGGAAGACGCCAAAAGTCTCCGCCGCAAGAAAGATTTCAGGCAAGGCAAGGCCGGCGATGGAAAGATAATATCCTTTGATGATTATATATCTTTCCTGGACGGCGTGCAGACAGTGTTTTCTCCTTTCAAGATCTCTTCTCGCCGCACCGTAACGAGATTAAATAAGCTTTAGCAGGGCAGGAGAATCTGCACCTACGAGGTGTGGCGGGGCTTTTTGAATTCGGGACAGGCCTAATCGTAAATTTGTCCGCGTCCCTTAAAGTACAGTTTCGTTAGAAAAAGTAAGACAGTTTCCATAGAGAATCGGAAAGCGTCTCTATAGATATGAGTTAGAAATAATGAGGGTAAATGAATATTATTAAACGTATAGTTATTGATAATTTTAGATCTATTAAGCACGCAGATATAGATTGTGAAGATATTAATGTGTTTAGCGGGCTTAATGATACTGGTAAATCTAATGTGCTAAGAGCGCTTAATCTATATTTTAATAGACAAACAGATTTCCTAATACCAATTAAATTTACCAATGATTATTCGAAAGTAGCCTTAGCTTCTGCACAACGCTCAGGCAAACAGAAACAGCAGATCAAAATCAAACTATTTTTTAATGCACCAGATAGTTTTAAATCTTTGCGAAATGAAAAAGAAATATTCATCGAAAAAATTTATTCAAAAGAAGATGAAGTTATTCTCAATTATTCTAATGAAGAATATAAGAAAAAATCTCAAATAACTCGACTTCATAATAAGATAAATTATTTTTACATACCAGCACTAAAAGGTCCTAATGTTCTCCAGTTTCTATTGGGCAGAATAGGAGAAGAAAAACTAATAACCGCGGATCTTATAAGTATGCTTAATACACAGGTAAATAGCGAACTTGGTGATTTAAAAGATATTCTAGAAATATCATTGATTAAAACAAAGACCACGATGGGATTTCCAGTTTTTCTGCGAGATTTTTGGGAGAAACTAACTGTTAATACCGAATATGATAAATTTAGTGATTTGCAGGAGAAAACGAAAGCAACAAAAAAAGGACGAACTGATCCGTTAAAAAATGAATCCTATCAAATACCGCTAGATTTGCGTGGAGAAGGAATTAAAAGTAAATATGTTCCTCCACTGTTAAAATGGCTACAACACAGATCACCGTCAGACATATATGTGTGGGGTATTGATGAGCCTGAAAATTCGCTTGAATTTAAAAAAGCAGATGAACTTGCAAATTTATATTATTCAAAATATGCTACAGATACTCAATTATTTTTAACCACACATTCGTTAGCATTCATTTTCCCCAAGCCTGGAACGACTGTGAAGCCTACTGTTTTTCGATGTTTCGAAGGAGATTTTGGCCAGACAGCTATAAAAAAGCTAGATGATTTATTTAATAAGAGCGATAGGATTAAACTGGCTGACGAGATGGGGGCATTGGAAATCCAAAAGGAAGTATATGAGAATTGGAGAGAAAAGAATCAAGAGTCAGAAAGTCAGAAAAAATTGATTGATAAATATGAATCTGAGACTTGCCCGGTGCTTTATGTTGAGGGATCCACCGATAAGAAAATATTAACAACAGCTTGGTCGAAATTGCATCCTTCTAAAAAAATGCCATTTAGTATTGAGCATTGCGAAAGCGCAAGTTATTTAAAAAACTTTATCAAGA
The sequence above is a segment of the Candidatus Omnitrophota bacterium genome. Coding sequences within it:
- a CDS encoding type II toxin-antitoxin system PemK/MazF family toxin, with product MPVKRGDIFYVDLNPTKGSEQAGRRPVLVIQNNIGNEYAPTVIIAPLTTRKLSKEFPTNVNLKKGAAGLKEDSAVLLSQIRTIDKTRLDKKVGNLSSDYMLKVDEAIKISLGLV
- a CDS encoding DUF5674 family protein; this translates as MKIVTDKIAVSELKTMAANLFGDMVKAVVDVDREIVAVDAELHSDLEALLLDNGSKQKSLWGINIYPENSGDDMVEFDSVINIRPSQNNKSRGVNDEAIRKKIIAIVAKKVNI
- the tnpA gene encoding IS200/IS605 family transposase, yielding MVRYWKGAHTRHRLQYHLVWIPKYRKRVLIGKIAARLKCLLYEGCRINRWWIEVMSIQHDHVHILIRLKPKDSVAHCAHLLKEVTSRRIRQEFPELEEFLWGDDFWADGYFAESVGKVSELTIRKYIEEQQV
- a CDS encoding AAA family ATPase; protein product: MNIIKRIVIDNFRSIKHADIDCEDINVFSGLNDTGKSNVLRALNLYFNRQTDFLIPIKFTNDYSKVALASAQRSGKQKQQIKIKLFFNAPDSFKSLRNEKEIFIEKIYSKEDEVILNYSNEEYKKKSQITRLHNKINYFYIPALKGPNVLQFLLGRIGEEKLITADLISMLNTQVNSELGDLKDILEISLIKTKTTMGFPVFLRDFWEKLTVNTEYDKFSDLQEKTKATKKGRTDPLKNESYQIPLDLRGEGIKSKYVPPLLKWLQHRSPSDIYVWGIDEPENSLEFKKADELANLYYSKYATDTQLFLTTHSLAFIFPKPGTTVKPTVFRCFEGDFGQTAIKKLDDLFNKSDRIKLADEMGALEIQKEVYENWREKNQESESQKKLIDKYESETCPVLYVEGSTDKKILTTAWSKLHPSKKMPFSIEHCESASYLKNFIKNNGLGAHNRVMIGMWDCDKEGYEQLKGLFNKDGFNKISCSEVKHQQKNIWGFALPTPANRVKYTNVICENPQFQYLEIEHYFTDKILKKYDLINSEVNDILLLKKDKSKLANSVDLLKVKDFANFEYIFKKILKTMGYKVKKQVAKV
- a CDS encoding PspC domain-containing protein; translation: MKKLYLSDSNKKLGGVCGGIGEYFDVDPTLVRIIFIIATLASIGLGIIAYILMWIVIPKESKEQGKN